From a single Rosa rugosa chromosome 7, drRosRugo1.1, whole genome shotgun sequence genomic region:
- the LOC133722353 gene encoding acid phosphatase 1, producing the protein MIKAMMKRTQEVLLFLILALFYKATGMKPCSKPPQVDCGGFCLSWRLAVEANNVRGWRTVPTQCLLHLETYMIGGQYDRDIELIVGEIMSYVNGIVPSDDGMDAWILDVDDTCISNVLYYKGKRYGCDPYDPSGFQAWAMSGKCPAIPAMLRLFSNLVNRGFKVILLTGRDEETLGQVTIENLNNQGFVDYERLILRTAAYKGQGAVAYKSAIRKQLVEEGYRIWGNVGDQWSDLHGDYIGNRTFKLPNPMYFVP; encoded by the exons ATGATTAAAGCAATGATGAAACGAACCCAGGAGGTGCTGTTGTTTCTGATTCTGGCTTTGTTCTACAAGGCCACCGGCATGAAGCCTTGCTCTAAGCCCCCGCAAGTCGACTGTGGCGGCTTTTGTTTGAGCTGGAGACTGGCGGTGGAGGCCAACAATGTGCGTGGGTGGCGCACCGTGCCAACCCAGTGCTTGCTCCATCTCGAAACATACATGATTGGAGGACAGTACGACCGCGACATAGAATTAATTGTTGGTGAAATTATGAGTTACGTAAACGGAATCGTTCCCTCGGATGATGGCATGGATGCATGGATCTTGGATGTGGACGACACTTGCATATCCAATGTCTTATACTACAAGGGAAAGAGATACGG GTGTGACCCTTACGATCCATCGGGGTTCCAAGCATGGGCTATGTCTGGAAAGTGTCCGGCAATTCCTGCTATGCTGAGATTGTTTAGCAACCTGGTGAATAGGGGGTTTAAGGTTATTTTGCTTACCGGAAGGGATGAAGAAACACTTGGTCAAGTCACTATCGAAAACCTGAATAATCAAGGATTTGTTGATTATGAACGGTTGATTTTGAG GACCGCAGCTTACAAAGGGCAGGGCGCGGTGGCGTACAAGTCAGCGATTCGGAAGCAACTGGTGGAAGAAGGTTACAGGATATGGGGGAATGTAGGAGATCAATGGAGTGATCTGCACGGAGATTATATAGGCAACCGCACGTTTAAGCTTCCTAATCCCATGTACTTTGTTCCTTAA